From the Maioricimonas rarisocia genome, one window contains:
- a CDS encoding phosphonate degradation HD-domain oxygenase, which yields MELIKTIRELFATRGGSQYGREAVTQQEHALQAAALAEAEGASPALITAALLHDVGHLLHDLPEDAPDQGIDDRHEELAGQWLATHFGPDVSEPARLHVDAKRYLCTTSTSYAERLSGPSLQSLELQGGLMSPTEAADFQSRPGADDAVRLRIWDDEAKVIDLQTPDLEHFLRYVRQCLNGASDAPPDANQPT from the coding sequence ATGGAACTCATTAAGACCATCCGCGAGTTGTTTGCCACCCGCGGCGGCTCTCAGTACGGGCGCGAAGCCGTCACTCAGCAGGAGCACGCCCTGCAGGCGGCCGCGCTGGCGGAGGCAGAAGGAGCTTCCCCCGCGCTCATTACAGCCGCACTGCTGCACGACGTTGGCCACCTCCTGCACGACCTGCCCGAGGACGCCCCCGATCAGGGCATCGACGATCGCCACGAAGAACTGGCCGGCCAGTGGCTGGCGACGCACTTCGGCCCCGACGTCAGCGAACCGGCCCGACTGCACGTCGACGCGAAACGATACCTGTGCACGACGTCCACCAGCTATGCCGAACGGCTGAGCGGTCCGTCGCTGCAGAGCCTCGAGCTGCAGGGAGGCCTTATGTCTCCCACCGAAGCAGCCGACTTTCAGTCCCGCCCCGGCGCCGACGACGCCGTGCGGTTGCGGATCTGGGACGATGAAGCCAAAGTGATCGACCTGCAGACGCCGGACCTCGAGCACTTTCTCCGTTACGTCCGCCAGTGCCTGAACGGTGCTTCGGACGCCCCGCCTGACGCGAATCAGCCCACGTGA
- a CDS encoding BPL-N domain-containing protein, which produces MPRRLEAGHTVSHNHGIRSPGHHRHFLLTALQVVILLLAGFSIPLPSALACTTAVLSGRATADGRPILWKNRDAPNPRNEVALLTDGPLRAIAVVNAGSRGSVWMGMNEAGFCIENSLSKDLGDGEKHDGPGNGSLMKRALQHCRTVEDFRQLLEETNETGRSTVANFGVIDAEGGAAMFETAATSFTMFDANDPETAPNGYVVRSNFATTARELPAWPEANQLEEVYSGERYLRACRLIDSADEGGLSLEYVLRHIARDLADPQGSPCTGSVNGPEGALPSIVSTDATISRATTVSAAVFAGVRPGEDPRLTTMWTLLGDPKFSIAVPCWVPIDSVADPLAGEHGAEIGEAARTLRDASVISGTKDITTDLLPGIWQDLWPLEDELLQETNGLLETLRNGGATIDAAVASELTRLHHELAVRAWQAMQTELQEARDARLHPANSPDVASTDGPVAEGTVRVAIYDHSEGKANGPKHLLQFLTPNAGFEAQRVTPEEIRDGVLSEFDVLIMPGGSGSSQSKHLEEAGRKAVRKFVSQGGGYVGICAGSYLASSHYSWSLGLINARVWDRAHWARGNGQVVLQLAPEAIEPLKADAENLEVRYAQGPLLVPDTKPDLPAYEALATFNTEVAKKGAVPGVMCGTHAIVRSIYGQGRVICFSPHPEVPGGPNQVMAAGIRWAAQPDSE; this is translated from the coding sequence ATGCCGCGACGTCTCGAAGCAGGCCACACCGTCAGCCACAATCACGGCATCAGATCCCCCGGCCATCATCGCCACTTTCTCCTGACGGCCCTGCAGGTCGTCATCCTTCTGCTGGCCGGTTTCAGCATTCCGCTGCCCTCGGCCCTTGCTTGTACGACCGCGGTCCTCAGTGGCCGCGCGACCGCTGACGGGCGGCCGATCCTCTGGAAGAATCGGGATGCGCCCAATCCCCGCAATGAAGTGGCCCTGCTGACGGACGGGCCGCTGCGGGCGATCGCCGTCGTCAACGCCGGCAGCCGTGGCTCCGTCTGGATGGGAATGAACGAGGCCGGCTTCTGCATCGAGAATTCCCTCAGCAAGGATCTGGGCGACGGCGAGAAGCATGACGGCCCCGGCAACGGTTCCCTGATGAAACGGGCCCTGCAGCACTGCCGCACAGTCGAAGACTTCAGACAGCTGCTCGAAGAAACGAATGAGACCGGTCGCAGCACCGTCGCGAACTTCGGCGTGATCGATGCCGAAGGTGGTGCCGCGATGTTTGAAACGGCAGCAACCAGCTTCACGATGTTCGATGCGAACGATCCGGAAACCGCACCGAACGGATACGTCGTCCGCTCGAACTTTGCGACCACGGCCCGCGAACTGCCGGCCTGGCCGGAGGCGAATCAACTCGAAGAAGTGTACTCCGGCGAACGTTACCTGCGTGCCTGCCGACTGATCGACTCCGCAGACGAGGGCGGCCTGTCGCTCGAGTACGTGCTCCGACACATAGCCCGCGACCTTGCCGATCCTCAGGGAAGTCCCTGCACCGGCTCCGTCAATGGCCCGGAAGGAGCACTTCCCTCGATTGTCTCGACCGACGCGACCATCAGTCGGGCCACCACGGTCTCGGCGGCGGTCTTCGCGGGTGTCCGGCCGGGTGAAGATCCCCGCCTGACAACGATGTGGACGCTGCTCGGCGATCCGAAGTTCTCGATCGCCGTCCCCTGCTGGGTGCCGATCGACTCCGTTGCCGATCCGCTCGCCGGCGAGCACGGAGCCGAGATTGGAGAAGCGGCCCGCACGCTCAGAGACGCCTCGGTCATCAGCGGCACGAAGGACATCACCACCGACCTGCTGCCCGGCATCTGGCAGGATCTCTGGCCGCTCGAAGACGAACTGTTGCAGGAGACGAACGGACTGCTCGAAACGCTCAGAAACGGCGGCGCGACCATCGATGCTGCGGTCGCCTCTGAGCTGACGCGGCTGCATCACGAACTGGCGGTCCGTGCCTGGCAGGCGATGCAGACCGAACTGCAGGAAGCCCGTGACGCGCGACTCCATCCTGCGAACTCGCCCGACGTCGCCTCCACCGACGGGCCAGTCGCAGAAGGAACGGTCCGCGTGGCGATCTACGATCACTCCGAAGGCAAGGCAAACGGACCGAAGCATCTGTTGCAGTTCCTCACACCCAACGCGGGTTTCGAAGCTCAACGCGTCACGCCGGAAGAAATCCGCGACGGCGTCCTCAGCGAATTCGACGTCCTGATCATGCCGGGCGGCTCCGGCAGCTCGCAGTCAAAACATCTGGAAGAAGCGGGCCGCAAGGCAGTCAGGAAGTTTGTCTCGCAGGGGGGCGGCTACGTCGGCATCTGTGCCGGCTCGTACCTGGCGTCGTCGCATTACTCGTGGTCACTGGGGCTGATCAATGCCCGCGTGTGGGATCGGGCACACTGGGCCCGCGGCAACGGGCAGGTCGTGCTGCAGCTGGCTCCCGAGGCGATCGAGCCGCTCAAGGCCGACGCGGAGAATCTGGAAGTCCGCTACGCCCAGGGACCGCTGCTGGTCCCCGATACGAAGCCGGACCTGCCCGCCTACGAGGCGCTCGCCACGTTCAACACCGAGGTCGCGAAGAAGGGAGCCGTCCCGGGAGTGATGTGCGGCACGCACGCGATCGTACGCAGCATCTACGGCCAGGGCCGGGTGATCTGCTTCAGTCCGCATCCGGAAGTCCCGGGCGGCCCAAATCAGGTGATGGCGGCCGGCATCCGCTGGGCGGCACAGCCGGATTCGGAGTAA
- a CDS encoding DUF5690 family protein — MTQRSSGRLSEWLARQKTAVFSAWTVAAAFSTYFCMYAFRKPFSAGTFEDVTLAGLEYKTVLVVAQVLGYMISKFIGIKVISEMPPERRSAAIIGLIAVAEVALIGFGLVPAPWNFVCLFFNGLPLGMIFGLVLGYLEGRKLTEALTAGLCASFIISSGIMKSIGRLMIEDWGISEYWMPALTGGLFFLPLVVSVWLLRQIPAPNAEDIRRRSERVPMRASDRRAFFSHYAVGLSLLVIVYIALTVLRTMRDDFAVEIWRGLGHEAPPEIYTYSETWVMFIVVALNAMAILFSRNRSALVATLGMVAGCFAVAGLAAFAQMGEGLPAFQFMVLSGVCLYMPYVAMHTTIFERLIAATREPANLGFLMYVADAAGYLGYITVMLLRQYGEPGDILEFYLTTSVLISAGATIAVIATAGYFLWRLPAEDEPAVVPAVEPAEAV; from the coding sequence ATGACGCAGCGATCTTCCGGCCGCCTCTCGGAATGGCTCGCCCGACAGAAGACCGCAGTCTTTTCCGCCTGGACGGTCGCGGCGGCCTTCAGCACCTACTTCTGCATGTACGCGTTCCGCAAGCCGTTCTCGGCCGGAACGTTCGAAGACGTCACGCTGGCGGGGCTGGAGTACAAGACGGTTCTCGTCGTCGCGCAGGTTCTCGGCTACATGATCTCGAAGTTCATCGGGATCAAGGTCATCTCCGAGATGCCGCCCGAGCGCCGCAGTGCCGCCATCATCGGGCTGATCGCCGTCGCCGAAGTGGCCCTGATCGGTTTCGGTCTCGTTCCGGCACCGTGGAACTTTGTCTGCCTGTTCTTCAATGGTCTGCCGCTGGGGATGATCTTCGGGCTGGTGCTCGGCTACCTCGAAGGCCGCAAGCTGACCGAAGCCCTGACGGCCGGTCTGTGCGCGAGCTTTATCATCTCATCCGGAATCATGAAGTCGATCGGCCGGCTGATGATCGAGGACTGGGGCATCAGTGAATACTGGATGCCGGCCCTGACGGGTGGCCTGTTCTTCCTGCCGCTGGTTGTGTCCGTCTGGCTGCTGCGACAGATCCCGGCCCCCAATGCCGAGGATATCCGCCGGCGCAGCGAACGGGTTCCGATGCGGGCCTCCGATCGGCGGGCGTTCTTTTCCCACTACGCTGTGGGACTGTCGCTGCTGGTCATCGTCTACATCGCACTGACCGTGCTGCGGACCATGCGGGACGATTTTGCCGTCGAGATCTGGCGGGGCCTCGGCCACGAAGCGCCTCCCGAGATCTATACCTACTCGGAAACCTGGGTGATGTTCATCGTGGTCGCGCTGAACGCGATGGCGATTCTGTTCAGCCGGAACCGCTCCGCCCTCGTCGCGACGCTGGGGATGGTGGCCGGATGTTTCGCGGTCGCCGGTCTGGCGGCTTTTGCCCAGATGGGAGAGGGCCTGCCGGCGTTTCAGTTCATGGTGCTGTCCGGCGTCTGTCTGTACATGCCGTACGTGGCGATGCACACGACGATCTTCGAACGACTGATTGCCGCCACCCGCGAACCGGCGAATCTCGGATTCCTGATGTACGTCGCGGACGCAGCCGGATACCTCGGTTACATCACCGTGATGCTGCTGCGGCAGTACGGCGAACCGGGCGATATTCTGGAATTCTATCTGACCACGTCGGTGCTGATTTCGGCTGGAGCCACCATCGCCGTCATCGCGACGGCCGGATACTTCCTGTGGCGGTTGCCGGCCGAGGACGAGCCTGCTGTCGTCCCTGCGGTCGAACCGGCCGAAGCGGTCTAG
- a CDS encoding alpha/beta hydrolase, which produces MSCLRLGVVLAALVVVSSVGQTAEPQESAESIKKLILPGEAFRLEGRPAFVMLPPEEKRTSPQPWIMYAPTLPTSPDKHEKWMHEQFLAAGVAVAGIDAGEAYGSPEGQRLMSVLYEELTENRGFAPRPCLFGRSRGGLWVSSWAIANPNRVAGIIGIYPVYDLTTYPGLKRAAPAYELTPEELERRLAEYNPIERIEVLAKADIPVCIIHGDDDKVVPLKQNSAELRRRYQQAGKGGLVELIVVEGQGHNYWEGFFHCQSCVDFAIRQAKAGARPTAAAENRRRLQVPDDVEVQQDLVFSRPDGEPLRLDLYRPKQTEGRLPVVMWVHGGGWKQGSKERCPAVYLAQHGFAVASIQYRLTDRAQWPAQIDDCRAAVRWLRSHADEYGLDGERIGAWGGSAGGHLVALLGTLDTPADEAVSSRVQAVCDWYGPSDLLTMPPNVVSEKRSREQVAASNGAKLLGSPVPDVPELARQASALYQVSSDDPPFLIMHGEKDPGVPLEQSERLHDRLTQAGVSSTLHVVPGAGHGGKEFRTSAVRAVVRKFFEQHLHTSE; this is translated from the coding sequence ATGTCGTGCCTGAGGCTGGGCGTTGTGTTGGCTGCGCTGGTGGTCGTCTCGTCTGTGGGGCAGACGGCAGAGCCGCAGGAATCGGCGGAGTCGATCAAGAAGCTGATCCTGCCGGGCGAGGCGTTTCGGCTCGAAGGTCGACCGGCGTTCGTCATGCTGCCTCCCGAAGAGAAACGAACGTCTCCGCAGCCCTGGATCATGTACGCGCCGACGCTGCCAACCTCTCCGGACAAACACGAAAAGTGGATGCACGAGCAGTTTCTCGCAGCCGGTGTGGCCGTCGCGGGGATCGACGCCGGCGAAGCGTACGGCAGTCCGGAAGGTCAGCGGCTGATGTCGGTCCTGTACGAGGAGCTGACAGAAAACCGGGGATTCGCACCCAGACCGTGCCTGTTCGGGCGCAGCCGCGGGGGACTGTGGGTGAGCAGCTGGGCCATCGCGAATCCCAACAGGGTGGCGGGCATCATCGGCATCTACCCCGTCTACGATCTGACGACCTATCCGGGATTGAAGCGGGCCGCACCGGCGTACGAACTGACGCCGGAGGAACTCGAGCGGCGGCTGGCCGAGTACAATCCGATCGAGCGGATTGAGGTTCTCGCGAAGGCCGATATTCCGGTCTGCATCATCCACGGAGATGACGACAAGGTCGTCCCTTTGAAGCAGAATTCGGCCGAGCTGCGCCGCCGCTACCAGCAGGCCGGCAAGGGAGGCCTCGTCGAGCTCATCGTGGTGGAAGGGCAGGGGCACAACTACTGGGAAGGCTTCTTCCATTGCCAGTCCTGCGTCGACTTTGCGATCCGGCAGGCGAAGGCGGGAGCACGGCCGACTGCTGCCGCGGAGAATCGTCGCCGGTTGCAGGTTCCCGACGATGTTGAGGTCCAGCAGGATCTGGTCTTTTCCCGACCGGACGGGGAACCACTGCGGCTCGATCTGTACCGGCCGAAGCAGACCGAGGGCCGGCTGCCGGTCGTGATGTGGGTGCATGGGGGTGGCTGGAAGCAGGGGAGCAAGGAGCGTTGTCCGGCGGTCTATCTTGCTCAACACGGCTTCGCGGTCGCCAGCATCCAGTATCGCCTGACCGACCGCGCACAGTGGCCGGCGCAGATCGACGACTGCCGGGCGGCCGTCCGCTGGCTCCGCAGTCATGCCGACGAGTACGGACTTGACGGCGAGCGCATCGGTGCGTGGGGTGGCTCGGCAGGCGGGCATCTGGTGGCGCTGCTGGGGACGCTCGATACTCCGGCGGACGAAGCGGTCAGCAGCCGTGTGCAGGCGGTCTGTGACTGGTACGGTCCGTCCGATCTGCTCACCATGCCGCCGAACGTCGTCTCGGAAAAGCGGTCGCGGGAGCAGGTGGCTGCAAGTAACGGGGCAAAGCTGCTGGGAAGTCCGGTTCCCGACGTGCCGGAGCTGGCCCGGCAGGCGAGTGCCCTTTATCAGGTCTCCTCAGACGATCCGCCGTTTCTCATCATGCATGGTGAAAAGGACCCCGGCGTGCCGCTCGAGCAGAGCGAGCGGCTGCATGACCGGCTGACTCAGGCGGGCGTTTCATCGACGCTGCACGTTGTTCCCGGTGCGGGCCATGGCGGGAAGGAATTCCGGACCTCTGCCGTGCGGGCCGTTGTACGGAAGTTCTTTGAGCAGCATCTTCACACGTCCGAATGA
- a CDS encoding type 1 glutamine amidotransferase domain-containing protein has product MANKLHGKRIAFLATDGFEQVELTEPWNAIGDAGASVELVSLEKGQIQGVHHDKKGDTFNVDRSVDEVSASNYDGLVLPGGVFNPDALRMNPTAVDFVRDFFKQHKPVAAICHGPWTLIEAGVVEGRKMTSWPSLKTDLINAGANWVDEECVCDEGLVTSRKPDDLPAFCSKAVEEFAEGKHAEQTV; this is encoded by the coding sequence ATGGCGAACAAGCTGCATGGAAAACGTATTGCGTTTCTCGCGACCGATGGTTTCGAACAGGTCGAACTGACCGAGCCCTGGAACGCGATCGGCGACGCCGGCGCTTCGGTCGAACTCGTCTCACTCGAGAAGGGACAGATCCAGGGAGTTCACCACGACAAGAAGGGGGACACCTTCAATGTCGACCGGTCGGTCGATGAAGTCTCTGCCTCGAACTACGACGGACTCGTGTTGCCCGGGGGTGTCTTTAATCCGGATGCTCTGCGGATGAACCCGACGGCTGTCGATTTCGTGCGGGACTTCTTCAAACAACACAAGCCGGTTGCCGCGATCTGCCACGGTCCGTGGACGTTGATCGAAGCGGGCGTCGTCGAAGGCCGCAAAATGACGTCGTGGCCGAGTCTGAAAACCGATCTTATCAACGCCGGGGCGAACTGGGTCGACGAAGAATGCGTCTGCGACGAAGGCCTGGTGACCAGTCGGAAGCCGGACGATCTGCCTGCCTTCTGTTCGAAGGCCGTCGAGGAATTCGCCGAAGGGAAGCACGCCGAACAGACGGTCTAA
- a CDS encoding zinc-binding dehydrogenase: MTSLPDSALAAVFHAPGRPFELSRISLPTLEPGEAIVRIECCTVCGSDLHSITGRREVPVPTILGHEMIGTIAAVGPGNPLQDLDGEPLQPGDRVAWSVAASCGSCTPCQRGLSQKCRRLIKYGHQRLQGRHQLAGGLAEYCHLVRGTAVVRLDPSVSADVLGPVGCATSTVAAVLRAAGDIADRRVLVIGAGALGLTAAAMAQWQGASHVAVCDVNPDRLERARGFGADQLIPWEAAADLATPAPENGFDAILELAGAPDAIELAPSLLNVGGTLVLAGTVFPTRPVSLDPEQIVRGLFRIAGVHNYVPADLQQAVRFLTECHQRFPLADFVERTFPLGEIDAAIASAIDTRPCRIAIRPGE; the protein is encoded by the coding sequence GTGACATCACTGCCCGACTCTGCCCTGGCCGCTGTCTTTCACGCTCCCGGTCGACCGTTCGAACTGTCCCGCATCTCACTCCCCACGCTCGAACCGGGTGAAGCGATCGTCCGTATCGAGTGCTGCACGGTCTGCGGCAGTGACCTCCATTCGATTACCGGTCGACGGGAAGTGCCCGTTCCCACCATCCTCGGCCACGAAATGATCGGGACGATCGCCGCGGTCGGGCCCGGCAATCCACTGCAGGACCTCGACGGCGAACCGCTCCAGCCCGGCGACCGCGTCGCGTGGTCGGTCGCCGCCTCGTGTGGATCCTGTACGCCCTGCCAGCGCGGCCTTTCGCAGAAGTGCCGGCGACTGATCAAATACGGCCACCAGCGGCTGCAGGGACGCCACCAGCTGGCCGGCGGGCTGGCGGAGTACTGCCATCTCGTTCGAGGCACGGCGGTCGTCAGGCTCGATCCGTCCGTCAGTGCGGACGTGCTCGGCCCGGTCGGATGTGCCACCTCGACCGTGGCCGCCGTGCTGAGAGCCGCGGGGGACATTGCCGATCGGCGAGTCCTCGTCATCGGTGCCGGTGCCCTGGGGCTGACCGCTGCCGCGATGGCACAGTGGCAGGGAGCTTCGCACGTTGCCGTCTGTGACGTGAATCCCGATCGACTCGAACGGGCGCGAGGCTTCGGTGCAGACCAGCTGATCCCATGGGAGGCTGCCGCAGATCTGGCCACCCCGGCACCGGAAAATGGTTTCGATGCGATTCTCGAACTGGCCGGCGCACCGGACGCGATTGAACTGGCACCATCGCTGCTCAACGTCGGCGGCACTCTGGTCCTCGCCGGCACAGTCTTTCCGACACGTCCGGTCAGCCTCGATCCGGAACAGATCGTCCGGGGGCTGTTTCGGATCGCGGGCGTTCATAACTACGTTCCGGCAGACCTCCAGCAGGCGGTCCGGTTTCTGACGGAGTGTCACCAGCGGTTTCCGCTCGCGGACTTTGTCGAGCGGACATTCCCCCTTGGCGAGATCGATGCAGCGATCGCATCGGCGATTGATACCCGCCCCTGCCGCATCGCCATCCGCCCCGGTGAATGA
- a CDS encoding 3-keto-disaccharide hydrolase yields MTTSHRSVRLCALIALTWVALTPTVTADDSPASTLGLAPPAGAVVLFDGTNFDAWKPFSWQWINPNDDQQEIQWKLVDGNAMEIAFEFEGKRRKQFLCTRQTFGDYRLHLEFQLPEEGSGNSGIFFGPLYELQILDSGNKKKAGLGDCGAIYQIRAPDVNAALGPGEWQTVDLEYQAAEIGRNGFMTERGAARVTVRLNGQLIHDDVKLSLRRNKYAAFPEEPTSPIVLQEHGAPVRFRNIWVLEKTGDED; encoded by the coding sequence ATGACGACGAGTCACCGCAGCGTCCGTCTCTGTGCATTGATCGCCCTGACCTGGGTCGCGCTCACCCCGACCGTCACGGCGGACGATTCTCCAGCATCGACGCTCGGACTCGCCCCGCCGGCTGGAGCGGTGGTGCTGTTCGACGGCACGAACTTCGATGCCTGGAAACCGTTTTCGTGGCAGTGGATCAATCCGAACGACGATCAGCAGGAAATTCAGTGGAAGCTCGTTGACGGCAACGCGATGGAGATCGCTTTCGAGTTCGAGGGCAAGCGCCGCAAACAGTTTCTCTGCACCAGGCAGACGTTCGGCGACTACCGCCTGCACCTGGAATTTCAGTTACCCGAAGAAGGGAGCGGCAACAGCGGGATCTTCTTCGGACCGCTCTACGAACTGCAGATTCTCGACAGTGGCAACAAGAAGAAAGCGGGCCTGGGGGACTGCGGTGCGATCTACCAGATCCGGGCCCCCGACGTGAACGCAGCTCTGGGACCGGGCGAATGGCAGACGGTCGATCTGGAGTACCAGGCGGCGGAAATCGGCCGAAACGGATTCATGACCGAACGGGGTGCCGCCCGGGTCACGGTCCGGCTCAATGGCCAGTTGATCCATGACGACGTCAAACTGTCTCTCCGGCGCAACAAGTACGCCGCGTTTCCCGAAGAACCGACCTCCCCGATCGTTCTGCAGGAGCATGGCGCTCCGGTGAGGTTCAGAAACATCTGGGTGCTGGAGAAAACCGGCGACGAGGACTGA
- the phnX gene encoding phosphonoacetaldehyde hydrolase: MSEAFKYLTAVVLDWAGTTVDFGSRAPAIAFQEIFRREEIEVSAAEAREPMGLAKRDHIAAILRMPNVARQWNERFSRDATEEDIDRLYDDFLPLQKEMLSDHSGVITGVPAVIDECRRRGLKIGSSTGYTHELMEVVCPRAADQGYAPDCLICSEDVSQGRPAPWILYEAARQIDCYPMCTIVKVDDTPVGIEAGRNAGAWTVGVTRSGNCVGLSEDEFEALDVGRQRELLTKADERLRAAGADMIVESVADLIPCLEQFERRLAGGALPRLPRR; encoded by the coding sequence ATGAGCGAAGCATTCAAGTATCTGACGGCTGTGGTTCTGGACTGGGCCGGCACGACCGTTGACTTCGGCAGTCGGGCCCCGGCGATCGCTTTTCAGGAGATCTTCCGTCGCGAAGAGATCGAGGTCTCGGCCGCCGAAGCACGCGAGCCAATGGGCCTCGCGAAGCGGGATCACATCGCGGCAATTCTCCGCATGCCCAACGTCGCCAGACAGTGGAATGAGCGTTTCAGCCGCGATGCCACAGAAGAGGACATCGACCGGCTGTACGACGACTTCCTGCCGTTGCAGAAGGAAATGCTGTCCGATCACAGCGGCGTCATCACAGGTGTCCCTGCGGTCATTGACGAGTGCCGCCGGCGGGGCCTCAAGATCGGATCGTCCACCGGCTACACGCACGAATTGATGGAGGTCGTCTGCCCCCGCGCTGCCGATCAGGGCTACGCGCCCGATTGCCTGATCTGCTCCGAAGACGTTTCACAGGGCCGCCCGGCCCCCTGGATCCTGTACGAAGCCGCCCGGCAGATCGACTGCTACCCGATGTGCACGATCGTCAAAGTGGACGACACGCCTGTCGGCATTGAAGCGGGACGGAACGCCGGAGCCTGGACGGTCGGGGTCACGCGGTCCGGCAACTGCGTCGGTCTGAGCGAGGACGAATTCGAAGCTCTCGACGTCGGCCGCCAACGCGAACTGCTCACCAAGGCCGACGAACGACTGCGGGCCGCCGGCGCCGACATGATTGTCGAATCCGTCGCCGACCTTATCCCCTGCCTCGAGCAGTTTGAACGCCGGCTTGCCGGGGGAGCCCTCCCCCGACTGCCGCGTCGCTGA
- a CDS encoding PEP-CTERM sorting domain-containing protein, producing the protein MRVLQSVAACVAMLVATAGSARAGFITASATIDLNAAITGNSWTGYAHPLDTPVQVVSGDTVTINIDFLPGQVLTWESDGYFSPFLMLEGYPGPITVPSQDGTFSWSNLTASLSGLTQGTQFPASQFDDGSSGFVHLGPGLLLGNDSVTRTFTGATVTFDATWTDGDPFREYATVGFMFPATLFDGHVSFTEATPVPEPSSLALLCIGVAGIGAARRRRREKQQG; encoded by the coding sequence ATGCGGGTGCTTCAATCGGTGGCGGCGTGCGTGGCGATGCTGGTTGCCACGGCGGGGTCGGCAAGGGCGGGGTTCATTACTGCCAGCGCAACGATCGACTTGAATGCGGCTATTACTGGCAACAGCTGGACAGGATATGCACATCCTCTGGACACGCCTGTCCAGGTCGTCAGCGGTGATACGGTTACCATCAACATCGACTTCCTCCCCGGCCAAGTCCTTACGTGGGAGAGTGATGGTTACTTCAGCCCATTCCTGATGCTGGAGGGATACCCCGGCCCTATCACTGTGCCCTCCCAGGACGGTACCTTCAGCTGGTCGAACCTCACGGCCAGCCTGTCAGGGCTTACTCAGGGAACCCAGTTTCCGGCTTCCCAATTCGATGACGGCTCCAGTGGTTTCGTCCATCTCGGGCCAGGCCTTCTTTTGGGCAATGACTCAGTGACGAGAACATTTACTGGGGCAACGGTCACGTTCGACGCCACATGGACCGATGGCGATCCATTTCGAGAGTACGCGACTGTCGGATTCATGTTTCCTGCCACACTATTTGACGGTCATGTTTCTTTTACTGAAGCGACTCCCGTCCCCGAACCCTCCTCTCTCGCTCTGTTATGCATCGGTGTCGCCGGGATCGGGGCCGCTCGTCGCCGACGACGTGAGAAGCAGCAGGGCTGA
- a CDS encoding TIGR03364 family FAD-dependent oxidoreductase, which translates to MKTPCDIAVIGAGILGLAHAWTAAKRGLRVALFERSPRAIGASIRNFGMIWPIGQPEGSPRETALLSRARWLELRDTSGLWVNECGSIHLAYRPDELAVLEEFASQHRDSGDDLRMLSRDEVIARSPAANPEGLLGGLWSGTELCVNPRTIIGQMPEFLHERYGVELQFLTPITKVDGSTIIAADGRTWQADRTIVCSGSDFETLFPETFREAPLKLCKLQMLRTPTQPDDWRIGPHLAGGLTLRHYTSFRDCPSLPALCERIERETPELNRYGIHVMASQNDAGHVILGDSHEYDDDISPFDRPEIDDLILRELRRMIRLPDWSIAERWHGIYAKYSDGLVFEAEPQPGVNVVVAPGGAGMTLSFGLAEQQWMRWAGPNRMEI; encoded by the coding sequence GTGAAGACACCCTGTGACATTGCGGTTATCGGAGCCGGGATTCTCGGTCTGGCCCACGCCTGGACCGCCGCGAAGCGGGGTCTGCGCGTCGCTTTGTTCGAACGCTCCCCCCGTGCAATCGGTGCTTCGATTCGGAACTTCGGGATGATCTGGCCGATCGGTCAGCCGGAGGGATCACCTCGGGAAACCGCCCTGCTCTCCCGGGCCCGCTGGCTCGAACTGCGGGACACGTCCGGCCTGTGGGTCAACGAGTGCGGATCGATCCACCTTGCGTACCGGCCGGACGAACTGGCTGTCCTCGAAGAATTCGCCTCGCAGCATCGTGACTCCGGCGACGATCTGCGGATGCTCTCACGCGACGAAGTCATCGCCCGTTCGCCGGCCGCCAATCCCGAAGGTCTGCTGGGGGGACTGTGGAGTGGCACCGAACTCTGCGTGAATCCCCGGACGATCATCGGTCAGATGCCGGAGTTCCTGCACGAACGCTACGGCGTCGAACTGCAGTTCCTCACGCCGATCACGAAGGTCGACGGCTCGACGATCATCGCGGCGGACGGCCGAACCTGGCAAGCAGACCGGACCATTGTCTGCAGTGGCAGCGACTTCGAGACGCTGTTTCCCGAAACCTTTCGAGAAGCACCACTGAAACTCTGCAAACTGCAGATGCTCCGCACGCCGACGCAACCCGACGACTGGCGGATCGGACCGCACCTGGCAGGCGGACTGACGCTGCGGCACTACACCTCGTTCCGCGACTGTCCGTCGCTGCCAGCCCTGTGCGAGCGGATTGAACGGGAGACTCCCGAACTGAACCGGTACGGAATTCACGTGATGGCCTCGCAGAATGACGCCGGCCACGTCATCCTCGGCGATTCGCACGAGTACGACGACGACATCAGCCCGTTCGACAGGCCGGAGATCGACGACCTCATCCTGCGGGAACTGCGGCGGATGATTCGGCTGCCGGACTGGTCGATCGCGGAGCGGTGGCACGGCATCTACGCGAAGTACTCCGACGGTCTCGTTTTCGAAGCGGAACCCCAACCGGGCGTCAACGTCGTTGTCGCCCCGGGCGGTGCCGGCATGACACTCTCGTTCGGGCTGGCCGAACAGCAATGGATGCGGTGGGCCGGTCCCAACCGGATGGAAATCTGA